A genomic segment from Halogeometricum sp. S3BR5-2 encodes:
- the fer gene encoding ferredoxin Fer has product MDSPFDVLGVGPDADDAEVDRAYRRRVIEVHPDQGGSASEFHRVRTAYEQIMSGEVPDPASNGAAAGPGSPDDSDPGAESAGVDDSDAGEDEEAEQEGSRVEYLNYEVLDDHGWDLGDDDLFEKAAEAGLAHEDYGQFLAHPHETLLEAAENRGFAWPYACRGGACANCAVAVFEGEMDTPGDHILPSTMLDSDIRLSCMGGPVSDEMKVVYNVKHLPGLDELRLPPYPFDKARMND; this is encoded by the coding sequence GTGGATTCTCCGTTCGACGTTCTCGGAGTCGGGCCGGACGCGGACGACGCGGAGGTCGACCGGGCCTACCGGCGCCGGGTCATCGAAGTGCACCCGGACCAGGGCGGGTCGGCCAGCGAGTTTCACCGGGTCCGGACCGCCTACGAGCAGATCATGTCCGGCGAGGTCCCGGACCCGGCCTCGAACGGCGCCGCGGCCGGTCCCGGTTCCCCCGACGACTCCGACCCCGGCGCCGAGTCCGCCGGCGTCGACGACTCGGACGCCGGCGAGGACGAGGAGGCCGAACAGGAGGGGTCGCGGGTCGAGTACCTCAACTACGAGGTGCTCGACGACCACGGCTGGGACCTCGGCGACGACGACCTCTTCGAGAAGGCGGCCGAGGCGGGTCTCGCCCACGAGGACTACGGCCAGTTCCTGGCACACCCGCACGAGACGCTGCTCGAAGCGGCCGAGAACCGCGGGTTCGCGTGGCCGTACGCCTGCCGCGGCGGCGCGTGCGCGAACTGCGCCGTCGCCGTCTTCGAGGGCGAGATGGACACGCCCGGCGACCACATCCTCCCCTCGACCATGCTCGACAGCGACATCCGCCTCTCCTGCATGGGCGGCCCCGTCTCCGACGAGATGAAGGTCGTCTACAACGTCAAACACCTCCCCGGCCTCGACGAACTCCGCCTCCCTCCCTACCCGTTCGACAAGGCCCGCATGAACGACTGA
- a CDS encoding adaptin gives MSRNPPDGDDAGLETVDDSAEKRTPDRTAGEERATGVPDDPDGAVDPAAYVDRVVETALSDPVAAGDAVGDLLVIVRDCGDEARRAAEEALDLIGLLRPVEFEVWADDVAAFAAADAESLSFVGMRALAQLAAVRPAAARKGLDAAVRRLETPHAPTRWAALAVVGEVGEAFPESVVRTDRQVTAAMRDGDATVRLAGVMAAGKLLGADPRRFPRTVTALPETLSDDDGDVRTYAHVSLVHFAREHPSQVPERRRAVERLAAVSDAELGVREGSTKDAMTKLLACEPGFDL, from the coding sequence GTGTCACGAAACCCTCCAGACGGGGACGACGCCGGACTCGAAACCGTCGACGACAGCGCGGAGAAGCGGACGCCGGACCGGACGGCGGGCGAAGAGCGAGCGACCGGTGTCCCCGACGACCCGGACGGCGCCGTCGACCCGGCGGCGTACGTCGACCGGGTGGTCGAGACGGCGCTGTCTGACCCCGTGGCCGCGGGCGACGCCGTCGGCGACCTGCTGGTCATCGTCCGCGACTGCGGGGACGAAGCCCGACGGGCCGCCGAGGAGGCGTTGGACCTCATCGGCCTCCTCCGCCCCGTCGAGTTCGAGGTGTGGGCCGACGACGTCGCGGCGTTCGCCGCGGCCGACGCCGAGTCGCTCTCGTTCGTCGGCATGCGCGCCCTCGCGCAACTCGCCGCCGTCCGCCCCGCGGCGGCGCGGAAGGGTCTCGACGCCGCCGTGCGGCGCTTGGAGACGCCGCACGCACCGACCCGATGGGCTGCCCTGGCCGTCGTCGGCGAAGTCGGCGAGGCGTTCCCCGAATCGGTCGTCCGGACCGACAGACAGGTGACGGCGGCGATGCGCGACGGCGACGCGACGGTGCGACTCGCGGGCGTGATGGCGGCCGGGAAACTGCTCGGCGCCGACCCTCGGCGGTTCCCGCGGACGGTGACGGCGCTCCCCGAGACGCTGTCGGACGACGACGGGGACGTGCGGACGTACGCGCACGTCTCGCTCGTCCACTTCGCCCGCGAGCATCCCTCGCAAGTGCCGGAGCGACGACGCGCCGTCGAGCGACTGGCCGCCGTCTCCGACGCGGAACTGGGCGTGCGCGAGGGGTCGACGAAGGACGCGATGACGAAACTGCTCGCGTGCGAACCCGGATTCGACCTCTGA
- a CDS encoding CRISPR-associated protein Cas4, whose translation MSRPSTPFSHLARAAYCPRQLYYAEKYDDHAPPPEVEAVRELAFRYDDLRAANDAELADLPLSVAPGAYRANLERLTERDDWAGLADPSGREVFLRGRDCHGIAHKVLDGDPPTPTLVSPGDPPERGVWEPQRVRAVAVAKALAWEREEEIPRALVEYPAHGVVRTVRVTTRNAGAYRRTLWTVRRTTGVPPRVNDSAKCASCEYRTTCGTKTRSLKTLLGL comes from the coding sequence GTGTCACGACCCTCGACGCCGTTCTCGCACCTCGCGCGGGCGGCCTACTGCCCCCGGCAACTGTACTACGCCGAGAAGTACGACGACCACGCGCCGCCGCCCGAGGTCGAAGCGGTCCGGGAACTCGCGTTCCGCTACGACGACCTGCGGGCGGCGAACGACGCCGAACTCGCCGACCTTCCGCTCTCGGTCGCTCCCGGCGCCTACCGCGCGAACCTCGAACGTCTGACCGAGCGCGACGACTGGGCGGGATTGGCCGACCCGTCCGGTCGCGAAGTGTTCCTCCGCGGCCGCGACTGCCACGGAATCGCGCACAAGGTGCTCGACGGCGACCCGCCGACGCCCACGCTCGTCTCCCCCGGCGACCCGCCCGAACGCGGCGTCTGGGAACCCCAGCGCGTCCGCGCCGTCGCCGTCGCCAAGGCGTTGGCGTGGGAGCGCGAGGAGGAGATTCCGCGGGCGCTGGTCGAGTATCCGGCGCACGGCGTCGTCCGGACGGTCCGGGTCACGACGCGGAACGCGGGGGCCTACCGGCGGACGCTGTGGACGGTCAGGCGGACGACGGGCGTGCCGCCCCGCGTGAACGACTCGGCGAAGTGCGCGTCCTGCGAGTACCGGACGACGTGCGGGACGAAGACGCGGTCTTTGAAGACGCTGCTTGGGTTGTGA